DNA sequence from the Geitlerinema sp. PCC 9228 genome:
GCAGCCTGGAAATTTTTCAATCCCGGTGAAGGGAATTATAAACTTTCCATAAGGACCGTTGGTGGCAAAGAAATCGAACCAGAGTTAGACGACAAGCAGGAGATGGATAAGTTACAAGCGGCATTGGAGCAAGCGATCGCCCAAAAAAGGCGTGAGGATGATGGAGAATAGAAGGAAACAGGGGAAATGGGGAAGAAAGACGTTCTTGAATTGCTTTTCCCACACTTCCAGAGTTATTTATATCGTTTATTGGATCACAGCCGTACGAATTTGGTCCGCATCCAAGCTTTCGCCAATGAAAACCAATTGCGTTTGACGGGGTTCGTCGGGTTGCCAAGGACGGTCGTAGAAATGGGTAAATCGTTTGCCTACCCCTTGCATAACCAAGCGCATTTTCTTGTTGGGGACGGACACAAAGCCTTTCACGCGATAAATTTCCCAATTTTGGACTAAATTTTGCAAGCGTTGGACCAAATCTTTGGGGTCGAAGGCGCGGTCGAATGTCAGGTGGACGGCGTTGATATCTTCGTCGTGTTCGTGTTCTTCTTCCGTATCGTGATGGCTGGGACGAGAATCTAAATGCTCTTCAACAGCGGCGTTAAAGCCTAGCAAAACGTCGGTTGCCACTTGTCCGCTTTCGCAAGGAACGATTTTGACGTGAGAGGGAAGTTGCTGCTGCAACCAATTTTCCACGCGGTTGCGGGTGGTTTTATCCACCAAATCCACTTTGGTCAGTAAGACCATATCGGCGCAGTTTAGCTGGTCTTCAAACAGTTCTTCAATCGGCGTTTCGTGGTCCAAACTGTCATCTGCTTGACGTTGCGCCTCTAAGGCATCTAAATCGCCTACCAGTTGGTCGTGCGCGATCGCTTGGCAATCGACCACAGTCACCACACCATCTACAGTAGCACCCGTACGAATTTCCGGCCAGCGAAAAGCTTGGACCAAAGGTTTGGGAAGCGCCAATCCCGAGGTTTCGATGACAATGGCATCGAGGCTATCCCGGCGTTTCAGCAATTCTTGCATGGTTGGCAAAAATTCTTCCTGAACCGTACAACACAGACAACCATTTGCCAATTCCAAAATGTTGCCATTGCCGTTGCCATTGCTGGTTTCTTTAGTTTCTTCTTCATCGCAAACTTGGCAGGAACGCAATACTTCGCCGTCGATGCCAACTTCGCCAAATTCATTGACCAAGACGGCGACGCGACGACCTTCGCTGTTTTGCAAGAGGTGGCGAATGGTGGTGGTTTTGCCGGAACCGAGAAATCCGGTAATGACAGTAACTGGCAGTTTGTGCATTGTTTTCATAAAAAATCGATCGAAATGGGTACCTTTAGTTGGTAGACTTGATTATTTTAATACTGCTACCATATTTTCTCTTTTATGACCCAAGCTATTGCAATTGCTGGAACCCACAGCGGTGTTGGCAAAACCTCTATTTCTATCGGTTTGATGCGCGCTTTATCCCGACGGGGATTGACCGTACAATCATTTAAAGTTGGACCCGATTTTATCGACCCCAGCCACCACTGGCAAGCCACTGGCAGAATGGGTCACAATCTCGACGGTTGGATGCTATCGGCGCAAACCAATCTTTCCCTGTTTCAAAAATATACCGCCAACAGCGATATTGCTGTGGTCGAAGGCGTAATGGGATTGTACGACGGTTTTGGACCCACCACCGAAGCTGGCAGTACCGCAGAAATGGCAAAATGGCTGGGAATTCCAGTGGTTTTGGTGGTGGATGCGCGTTCGATGGTTCGCAGTGCGGCAGCCATGGTACAAGGATACGCCAATTTCGATCCAGAAGTAAACCTGGTTGGGGTGATTTGCAATTGTGTGGGAAGTGTGGGTCACGGTTCGCTTTTGCGAGAAGCGTTGGAACGTCTTCCCCATGTGGCTTTTCTCGGCGCAATTCCCCGTAGCGATTCGGTGGCGATTCCGGAACGCCATTTAGGTTTGTGGATGGCAACTGAAGACGATTTGGGAGATATGTATATTGATGCTTTGGCGGATTTGCTGGAGGAACATCTCGATCTAGACCAGCTTTTATCGCTTTCGGCAATGACTTCTATGCCACCGCCATCGCCAGACGATTGGATGTCTTCCAAGCTATCTCATTCGCAGGTACGCATTGGCGTTGCTAGGGATAATGCTTTTTGTTTTTACTATCAAGAAAATTTAGAATTGTTGGAAAATTATGGTGCCGAGTTAATAGAATTTTCGCCACTAACAGATCCTTTGCCAAAAAATCTTCAGGGATTGTATATTGGTGGCGGTTATCCAGAATTATATGCCGAACAATTAGCAGCCAATCGATCGCTCGTCAAAAGTGTCCGGGATTTTTGTTATGCTGGCTATCCTGTATATGGAGAATGTGGGGGGTTAATGTATCTTTCCCAAGGCATTGAATCCCTACAAGGCGATCGCTATTCTTTGGTGGGGATATTTCCATTTTGGACGCGCATGAGTCGCAAAGTTAAATTAGGATACGCACAGGTTCATACTGACAGTAACAATAGCCAATTTGGATTTCCCCTAGATAATTGTACGATTCGCGGCCATCGCTTTCACTATTCCGAAATTCTCGATGGTGGTGGGGAAGTTTCAACTTGCTATCAAGTTTCTGGACGCGGAAAATCATCGGTACGTGAAGGATATAAAATGAAAAATACCTTGGCAAGCTACGTGCATTTACATTTTGCCAACAATCCCGAGTTTGCGCATTCTTTTGTGGAGAGTTGTCGCCAGGTTGCCAATCAACAATAACGAACAAAAGAGAATAAGAGAATTTTTGGCGATCGCAATGCTTGAAAAATTTGGCAAAAAATGGTAACGGGCAAATTATTTTATAAAAAATTTCTTCGACCTCTGGCGGTACCTATGCTACAGTAGGTAAATTGCGAACAATCAACGTAAAAAATTGGGAAAGTCCGGTGCGATTCCGGCGCTGTGCCGCAGCTGTAATGGGTCTTCCACAAGCGAACGTGGCAACAACCCAAGCCAGAATGCCAATTTTTTACAGTACATCGATGGTAACTCCCTGCGTCGCACGGGGAAAGGATGTGGATACATGAGTCAAACAACACCTTTACTTCTTTTAGGACACGGAACCAGAGATAAAGACGGCAGACAGACATTTCTCGACTTTGCCGAAGCATTTCAAGAGCGCGATCGCTCCCGACCAGTGATTCCTTGCTTTTTGGAACTGACAGAACCTTCAATCCAAGAAGGGGTCGATCGCTGCATAGAGATGGGATACCAAGAAATTACCGCACTGCCAGTTTTGTTATTTGCGGCGCGCCATAATAAATTTGACGTGACCAACGAACTCGACAAAGCTAAATCCCGCCATCCGGGATTGACCTTCCACTACGGCAGGCATTTCGGAGTAAGTCCCAAATTATTAGACTTGTGGCGGCAGCGATTGGCACAAGTAGACGAAACTTCCCAAGTAGAGCGATCGGAAACTGTTATCTTATTTGTGGGACGTGGCGCTTCCGACCCCGATGCCAACGGTGATGTTTACAAGCTGGCACGTTTGTTGTGGGAAGGCAGCGGTTACAAAGGTATCGAGGTTTGTTTCAGCGGCATTACCCATCCCCGCATCGACCAAGGTTTTGAACGC
Encoded proteins:
- a CDS encoding cobyrinate a,c-diamide synthase; amino-acid sequence: MTQAIAIAGTHSGVGKTSISIGLMRALSRRGLTVQSFKVGPDFIDPSHHWQATGRMGHNLDGWMLSAQTNLSLFQKYTANSDIAVVEGVMGLYDGFGPTTEAGSTAEMAKWLGIPVVLVVDARSMVRSAAAMVQGYANFDPEVNLVGVICNCVGSVGHGSLLREALERLPHVAFLGAIPRSDSVAIPERHLGLWMATEDDLGDMYIDALADLLEEHLDLDQLLSLSAMTSMPPPSPDDWMSSKLSHSQVRIGVARDNAFCFYYQENLELLENYGAELIEFSPLTDPLPKNLQGLYIGGGYPELYAEQLAANRSLVKSVRDFCYAGYPVYGECGGLMYLSQGIESLQGDRYSLVGIFPFWTRMSRKVKLGYAQVHTDSNNSQFGFPLDNCTIRGHRFHYSEILDGGGEVSTCYQVSGRGKSSVREGYKMKNTLASYVHLHFANNPEFAHSFVESCRQVANQQ
- the cobW gene encoding cobalamin biosynthesis protein CobW, with amino-acid sequence MHKLPVTVITGFLGSGKTTTIRHLLQNSEGRRVAVLVNEFGEVGIDGEVLRSCQVCDEEETKETSNGNGNGNILELANGCLCCTVQEEFLPTMQELLKRRDSLDAIVIETSGLALPKPLVQAFRWPEIRTGATVDGVVTVVDCQAIAHDQLVGDLDALEAQRQADDSLDHETPIEELFEDQLNCADMVLLTKVDLVDKTTRNRVENWLQQQLPSHVKIVPCESGQVATDVLLGFNAAVEEHLDSRPSHHDTEEEHEHDEDINAVHLTFDRAFDPKDLVQRLQNLVQNWEIYRVKGFVSVPNKKMRLVMQGVGKRFTHFYDRPWQPDEPRQTQLVFIGESLDADQIRTAVIQ
- a CDS encoding sirohydrochlorin chelatase; the protein is MSQTTPLLLLGHGTRDKDGRQTFLDFAEAFQERDRSRPVIPCFLELTEPSIQEGVDRCIEMGYQEITALPVLLFAARHNKFDVTNELDKAKSRHPGLTFHYGRHFGVSPKLLDLWRQRLAQVDETSQVERSETVILFVGRGASDPDANGDVYKLARLLWEGSGYKGIEVCFSGITHPRIDQGFERAWTWNPKRIVVIPHFLFTGVLVKRIQDAAKAQQEQNPDVQIQTISEIGLDPILFDLIREREQEAREGQVVMNCEMCKFRRAVSEQVGAIGHHHDHHHDHHHDHHHDHHHDHHHHGAEDPYAHPQDYHERAWQVP